In Desulfatibacillum aliphaticivorans DSM 15576, a genomic segment contains:
- a CDS encoding FAD-binding oxidoreductase, translating into MRGLQKDLAELVSRDSVKTDPEDLFAYQSDATHYFAKRKPDAVVLPASTEEVAAVLSYANKNQIPVTPRGAGSGLSGGCTPVKGGIVLDMKRMNKIREINRGNMTATVDAGVVLGDFHKTVESQGLFYPPDPQSMTVCTIGGNVATRAGGPRGVKYGTTPHYVLGVEAVLPDGYVIQAGGKCVKQSVGYDITHLLAGSEGTLGVITKAHLRIMPLPPFHRTALVTCKSIENAAEMIAEIIAAGTVPAMLELLMGISVHVMNSMISPPAPTDGEAYLLMDIDGSEGQVREDAETLKSICNDMGAMEVRVIEDEKEAATYWKARASLYPLALTMAKKVVAEDVTVPRDKVPAFVREVQAMAGRLGLLVGLSGHAGDGNMHPSILYGEVNEEQERLARKAIAQIVKTGLALGGTISGEHGIGLHKSEYLEWDLGGAQIELMKRVKKAFDPNGIMNPGKLWLQGGE; encoded by the coding sequence ATGAGAGGCCTGCAGAAAGACCTGGCTGAGCTGGTGAGCCGCGACAGCGTCAAGACGGATCCCGAAGACCTGTTCGCCTACCAGAGCGACGCCACCCATTATTTCGCCAAAAGAAAGCCGGACGCCGTGGTTTTGCCCGCCAGCACGGAAGAAGTTGCGGCCGTCCTCAGCTATGCCAATAAAAACCAGATACCGGTCACGCCCAGAGGCGCGGGCAGCGGTCTTTCCGGCGGCTGCACGCCTGTCAAGGGCGGCATTGTCCTGGATATGAAGCGCATGAACAAAATCCGGGAGATCAACCGGGGCAACATGACGGCGACGGTGGATGCGGGCGTGGTTTTGGGCGATTTTCATAAAACCGTGGAAAGCCAGGGGCTTTTTTATCCGCCCGACCCCCAAAGCATGACCGTTTGCACCATCGGCGGCAACGTGGCCACCCGCGCCGGGGGGCCGAGGGGAGTCAAATACGGCACCACCCCCCATTATGTGCTGGGCGTGGAAGCGGTTTTGCCCGACGGCTACGTGATTCAGGCGGGAGGCAAATGCGTCAAGCAATCGGTCGGCTACGACATCACCCATCTTTTGGCCGGGTCCGAGGGAACGCTTGGGGTTATTACCAAGGCCCATCTGCGGATTATGCCTTTGCCTCCCTTCCACCGCACGGCGCTGGTGACCTGCAAAAGCATTGAAAACGCGGCGGAGATGATCGCGGAAATCATCGCCGCCGGTACGGTTCCCGCCATGCTGGAACTGCTCATGGGAATTTCCGTCCATGTTATGAACTCCATGATTTCCCCGCCCGCCCCCACGGACGGCGAGGCCTATCTGCTCATGGATATTGACGGCTCGGAAGGCCAGGTGAGGGAGGATGCGGAGACTCTCAAATCCATTTGCAACGACATGGGCGCCATGGAGGTCCGGGTTATCGAGGACGAAAAGGAAGCCGCCACCTACTGGAAAGCCCGCGCCAGCCTGTACCCCCTGGCCTTGACCATGGCGAAAAAAGTGGTGGCCGAAGACGTGACCGTCCCCAGGGACAAGGTTCCGGCTTTTGTGCGCGAGGTTCAGGCCATGGCGGGCCGCCTTGGGCTTTTGGTCGGTCTGTCCGGCCATGCCGGAGACGGCAACATGCACCCCAGCATCCTTTACGGAGAAGTGAACGAGGAGCAGGAAAGACTGGCCCGCAAGGCCATCGCGCAAATCGTGAAGACAGGGCTTGCATTGGGCGGAACCATATCCGGCGAGCACGGCATCGGGCTGCACAAATCCGAATATTTGGAATGGGATCTGGGCGGCGCGCAAATCGAGTTGATGAAGCGGGTTAAAAAGGCCTTTGACCCCAACGGGATTATGAATCCCGGCAAATTGTGGCTGCAAGGAGGGGAATAA
- a CDS encoding IclR family transcriptional regulator — translation MSVQSVDRALEILSLFSTTSPRLGITDISKAMGLPKPTVHGLVRTLTSHGFLAQDPESKKYSLGLKIHEMGTILAGSLRINQVGGSPAQMLTRSTGLATRLGIWDQQAVLVTLLLFPDTVNVLYHHIGPRIQAYCSSLGKAILAYLPQQEVEDYLGKHPLTPITTTTITNREDLLKDLESTRVRGYALDREECISGMSCIGAPIFNYAGAPVGSISISGPPDQVLGDRTAALARELLLTAQQISSFMGWRPGEAAKAALVTAPRSRVK, via the coding sequence ATGAGCGTACAATCCGTAGACAGAGCCCTGGAAATCCTGTCCCTTTTCTCCACCACCTCGCCGCGCCTGGGCATTACAGACATAAGCAAAGCCATGGGGCTTCCCAAGCCCACAGTGCACGGATTGGTGCGGACCCTGACCTCTCACGGTTTTCTGGCACAGGACCCGGAGAGCAAAAAATACTCCCTGGGGCTTAAGATTCACGAGATGGGGACAATTTTGGCGGGCAGCCTGCGAATCAACCAGGTGGGCGGCAGTCCCGCGCAAATGCTCACAAGATCCACGGGCCTGGCCACCCGGCTGGGGATCTGGGATCAGCAAGCCGTTCTGGTGACGCTGCTTCTTTTTCCCGACACCGTAAACGTGCTTTATCACCATATCGGCCCGCGCATTCAGGCGTACTGTTCTTCTTTGGGCAAGGCGATTTTGGCCTATCTGCCTCAGCAGGAGGTGGAGGACTATTTAGGCAAACATCCTTTGACGCCCATAACCACGACCACCATCACAAACCGGGAGGATTTGCTTAAAGACCTGGAATCCACCCGGGTTCGCGGATATGCCCTTGACCGGGAGGAGTGTATTTCTGGTATGAGTTGTATTGGCGCCCCAATATTTAATTACGCAGGAGCCCCTGTGGGCTCCATCAGCATATCCGGTCCTCCGGACCAGGTATTGGGAGATCGTACGGCCGCCCTGGCTCGTGAATTGCTCCTGACCGCACAACAGATTTCCAGCTTCATGGGGTGGCGCCCTGGGGAGGCGGCTAAGGCTGCACTTGTGACCGCTCCCCGGTCAAGGGTAAAGTAG